One genomic segment of Drosophila willistoni isolate 14030-0811.24 chromosome 2R unlocalized genomic scaffold, UCI_dwil_1.1 Seg200, whole genome shotgun sequence includes these proteins:
- the LOC6643620 gene encoding polycystic kidney disease protein 1-like 2 — protein sequence MNRTRLNNIIFFVVTVIVLIVSLVMVCVFSGFEHEMKMFKTMLNTIVLILLLQFLFFDPIKFVVLAIDAATWGLERQYQEKPETGHYNHYDYLKMRLRSLRSQLKITEEHRNEKLNQKYHIIAKDVYIYGSYFIMLLAFVLVQQDVILYYNIRNVQRLLYENQSSTLGLNQIYHLNTVYDYIETTLINPFDSNLNHHDAWEPIEQIKMLGVVRLRQVRPVDNHIGLDAPEWDVRTFLPEWQLPYQRIHYTEKFWRIYEPWQPLVHNPSLLNGLLLNFEHYGSFHTYPELNGYVAFLKLSKKDNKIFLKHLKDYSWINYNTSALFMDFTLYNADANMFTMCTLLVENTAFGIQIPSIKLESAFLIADLHQQSSLEFIIVIFYFLALLQFMSALVVKIWFDPREIRKRWNQLDIIICLLNVFLLMLTVMRSTEVDNILNIVEKAAETEFYDFHRPIRLFLFTLVVMGFLISLTTIRLWKVFQFASVFQVFTRTLYVAWSALISTAVIILIFLMAFGISVSIINGDYSLNFYYLTNSIVSCMCFAMGFTSHLNSADMFFGGSLVGVILYLILVFVLAIILINVFASTISAYFEEVDKMAKEKEKRQINFIQFLHLEYGHWWSCCRNWFGMRKGYRRNNRTVSQNIRRELDDQERYEANTRRIIIKEELTEYEKNLNYRVSLERSYCLVSIMRVQMNLLERMLFGDKDGNLEPLSDSSYTSDSDIPEMYRKEKKKVTFSAN from the coding sequence atGAATCGCACCAGATTAAACAACATAATATTCTTTGTGGTAACGGTCATTGTGCTAATAGTAAGCTTGGTCATGGTTTGTGTATTTTCTGGATTCGAACATGAgatgaaaatgtttaaaacaaTGCTTAATACCattgttttaatattattattacaatttcTGTTCTTTGATCCCATTAAGTTTGTGGTATTGGCAATTGATGCGGCCACATGGGGACTTGAACGTCAGTATCAGGAGAAACCAGAGACAGGACATTATAATCATTACGATTATTTAAAGATGCGTTTAAGAAGTTTACGCTCTCAATTGAAAATCACTGAGGAACATCGTAATGAAAAGTTAAATCAAAAATATCATATTATAGCAAAagatgtttatatatatggtTCATATTTCATAATGCTATTAGCATTTGTCTTGGTACAACAAGATGTCattctatattataatataaggAATGTTCAACGATTATTGTATGAAAATCAATCTAGTACCTTGGGATTAAATCAAATATATCATCTTAATACGGTGTATGATTACATTGAGACGACATTGATTAATCCATTTGATTCGAATTTAAATCATCACGATGCCTGGGAGCCAATTGAGCAAATCAAAATGTTGGGCGTTGTGAGATTACGACAAGTTCGTCCTGTCGATaatcatataggtctagatGCCCCGGAATGGGATGTTCGGACATTTTTACCAGAATGGCAATTGCCATATCAACGTATACACTATACTGAGAAATTTTGGCGTATTTATGAACCGTGGCAACCTTTGGTTCATAATCCAAGTTTATTAAATGGtctattattaaattttgaaCATTATGGCTCATTTCATACGTATCCCGAACTAAATGGCTATGTAGCCTTCCTAAAACTAAGTAAGAAAGACAACAAGatttttttgaaacatttgaaGGATTACAGTTGGATAAATTACAATACATCGGCTCTTTTTATGGATTTCACGTTATATAATGCCGATGCCAATATGTTCACTATGTGCACCTTGCTGGTGGAAAATACAGCATTTGGCATTCAAATACCATCTATAAAGCTGGAAAGCGCTTTTCTAATAGCCGATTTGCACCAGCAAAGTAGTTTGGAGTTTAtaattgtaatattttattttcttgctCTTCTTCAATTTATGAGTGCTTTGGTGGTTAAGATATGGTTTGATCCACGAGAGATACGCAAGAGATGGAATCAATTGGATATAATTATATGTTTACTTAATGTTTTTCTATTAATGTTAACCGTAATGCGTAGCACAGAAGTGGataatattttgaatatagtGGAAAAGGCGGCCGAAACGGAATTTTATGATTTCCATCGTCCCATCCGTTTATTTCTGTTTACTCTGGTTGTCATGGGCTTTCTCATTTCTCTGACTACGATACGTTTGTGGAAAGTTTTTCAGTTTGCCTCCGTCTTTCAAGTCTTTACAAGAACTCTATATGTGGCCTGGTCAGCGTTAATAAGTACGGCTGTTATTATACTAATATTTCTAATGGCATTCGGTATATCCGTATCGATAATTAATGGCGATTATAGCCTAAATTTCtattatttaacaaatagcATTGTCTCGTGCATGTGTTTTGCTATGGGATTTACATCGCATTTGAATTCGGCGGATATGTTCTTTGGTGGCTCATTAGTTGGTGTCATTTTATATCTCATTTTGGTCTTTGTTCTCGCTATAATTCTAATCAATGTATTTGCCTCTACAATTTCTGCCTATTTCGAAGAAGTCGATAAGATGgcgaaagaaaaagaaaagcgacaaatcaatttcattcaatttCTTCATTTGGAATATGGCCATTGGTGGAGTTGTTGTCGAAATTGGTTTGGCATGCGTAAAGGTTATCGTAGAAATAATCGCACCGTGTCCCAGAATATACGACGGGAGCTGGATGATCAGGAAAGATATGAGGCCAACACGCGGCGTATCATTATTAAGGAGGAGCTCACTGAATAtgagaaaaatttgaattatcGGGTGAGCTTGGAGAGATCCTATTGCTTGGTCTCCATTATGCGTGTCCAAATGAATTTGCTGGAACGTATGCTATTCGGTGATAAAGATGGTAATCTAGAACCTCTCTCGGATTCGAGCTATACCAGTGATTCAGATATTCCCGAGATGTATCGCAaggagaaaaagaaagttacaTTTAGTGCTAATTAA
- the LOC6643701 gene encoding serine protease inhibitor 27A encodes MINLLTWLALITLGANGNCVPTVTTPQGVFQTNLVPLPTTPGPGLAAAGDSSSSPTALGVIDTFVPFRSDSHDQFSWRLLTTILQNETSAQNVIISPFSIKLVLALLSEAAGANTQTQRELIDTQTDIRSQNNVREFYRKTLNSFKKENQVHNTLNVRTKLFTDNFIETQQKFTATLKHFYDSEVEALDFNGAPETAASAINDWASNITQGRLRKLVTAENVRNSVMLLTNLIYFNGEWRRQFVNTYQGVFFRQAEEQTRADFMEQTDYFYYHNSAKLKAQILRLPYKGKNSLFVLLPHEIDGIFDLIHNLENDELKSAQWAMEEVKVKVILPKFRFDYQRDMKETLQGLGIREIFEDSASLPGLTRGADVAGKVKVSNILQKAGIDVNEKGTEAYAATVVEIENKFGGSIVIEEFNVNRPFVFFIEEESTGNILFAGKVHDPHSA; translated from the coding sequence ATGATAAACTTATTAACCTGGCTGGCTTTAATCACTTTGGGTGCTAATGGAAATTGTGTACCGACGGTAACGACACCGCAAGGCGTATTTCAGACCAATTTGGTGCCTCTGCCAACAACACCTGGGCCAGGGTTAGCAGCGGCTGGGGACAGCTCCTCCTCCCCAACGGCACTCGGTGTCATCGATACTTTTGTGCCATTTCGTAGTGATTCCCATGATCAATTTTCTTGGCGTCTATTAACAACTATTTTGCAGAATGAGACATCGGCACAAAATGTGATTATATCACCATTCTCTATTAAACTAGTGTTGGCCCTGCTCTCGGAGGCAGCTGGAGCAAATACCCAGACACAACGTGAACTAATTGATACTCAAACGGATATCAGATCACAGAATAATGTCAGAGAATTCTATCGCAAGACACTAAACTCGTTCAAGAAGGAAAATCAAGTGCATAATACATTGAATGTGCGTACAAAACTCTTTACGGACAATTTCATCGAAACGCAGCAGAAATTTACGGCCACTTTGAAGCATTTCTATGACAGTGAAGTGGAGGCTTTAGATTTCAATGGGGCACCCGAGACAGCAGCATCCGCCATCAATGATTGGGCCAGTAATATCACTCAGGGAAGATTACGCAAATTGGTCACGGCGGAAAATGTGAGAAATAGTGTTATGCTCCTCACAAATCTCATCTACTTTAATGGTGAATGGCGTCGCCAGTTTGTCAATACCTATCAGGGAGTCTTCTTCCGTCAGGCGGAGGAACAAACTCGTGCCGATTTCATGGAGCAGACGGATTACTTTTACTATCACAACTCGGCCAAACTAAAGGCACAAATTCTACGTCTTCCCTATAAGGGAAAGAATTCTCTATTTGTTCTATTGCCCCATGAAATCGATGGCATCTTCGACTTGATCCATAATTTGGAGAACGATGAACTCAAGAGTGCTCAATGGGCCATGGAAGAGGTTAAGGTTAAAGTAATTTTACCAAAATTCCGTTTCGATTATCAGCGTGACATGAAGGAAACATTACAAGGTCTTGGCATACGTGAGATTTTTGAGGATTCCGCATCTCTGCCAGGATTAACACGAGGCGCCGATGTCGCTGGCAAGGTGAAGGTATCGAATATATTACAAAAAGCCGGCATCGATGTCAATGAGAAGGGCACTGAAGCATATGCGGCAACTGTCgtggaaattgaaaataaattcgGAGGTTCCATAGTCATTGAAGAGTTTAACGTAAATCGTCCATTTGTGTTCTTTATCGAGGAGGAGTCGACTGGTAACATTCTATTTGCTGGCAAAGTTCATGATCCACATAGCGCCTAA
- the LOC111518775 gene encoding uncharacterized protein LOC111518775, which produces MSFINGIKRFASTTVGMMAIGIGSTILVFGTHRLIVSPYLSKKRRLEAEAWAEYIFQQELQQQQSKHNTNNNH; this is translated from the coding sequence ATGAGTTTCATTAATGGGATTAAAAGGTTTGCCTCAACAACCGTTGGCATGATGGCTATTGGCATCGGCTCAACTATTCTTGTTTTCGGCACTCATCGTCTTATAGTTAGTCCATATTTAAGTAAAAAACGTCGCCTTGAAGCTGAGGCCTGGGCCGAATATATATTTCAACAGgaattgcaacaacaacaaagcaaacataacaccaacaacaaccattGA
- the LOC6643702 gene encoding protein cortex, with translation MSLCESFNYSYVMDPKSSNPFTKERRKDWQHEVYKNETNLRPRQLAFKCGDRFIPKRFRRQDADFNLKYIELKEDMDILNTANYLNSNYWRQNSFISLMSNTFNMREHRVLQFSPWSELDLRSRNYEDWPCRPRARPQAYANATHELPELYSNFDNNLVDWSINNQMAISTGQDVMVWRGSDATTMVFGVKCPTALRYSPDGQYLAMAYIDGGFPVVEFWKIETEVEFLVTEGKYISVGYITCLEWNHNSKEVVCGTRSGHIMIINLSDMGQKTLKSQNYKITMLKFSPCMCYLAIADANGHIFVFDYRRHKVIWKTLMETCNVCLDWHPWTGVELVIAERCPASLVIVHVPRREIVASYKRKDDDIKIRAITFSKITGELLVNIIRNDKGQTRYEILVLASLNRVVDIVGFCDRGALYLMWSPDGTKLATGGVDESFSVWNFYPSHHTSNSKKQEIDQKTQKLKKHQNLETFGLYNHFK, from the exons ATGAGTCTGTGTGAAAGTTTTAATTATAGTTATGTAATGGACCCAAAGTCCTCTAATCCGTTTACAAAAGAACGCCGCAAAGATTGGCAGCATGAAGTCTATAAG AATGAAACAAATTTAAGACCCCGCCAATTGGCCTTCAAATGTGGTGATCGTTTTATACCCAAACGTTTTAGGCGCCAAGATGCGGATTTTAATCTCAAGTACATTGAACTCAAGGAAGATATGGATATACTTAATACAGCAAATTATCTAAACTCTAATTATTGGCGTCAAAATAGTTTCATTTCACTTATGAGTAATACATTCAATATGCGGGAACATCGTGTGCTACAATTTAGTCCTTGGTCTGAATTAGATTTACGCTCTAGAAATTATGAGGATTGGCCGTGTAGACCACGAGCCCGTCCCCAGGCCTATGCCAATGCAACGCATGAGTTGCCGGAATTgtattcaaattttg ATAATAATTTGGTGGATTGGTCCATAAACAATCAAATGGCAATTTCCACTGGTCAGGATGTAATGGTGTGGCGTGGCTCTGATGCAACTACCATGGTCTTTGGTGTCAAGTGTCCAACTGCTTTAAGATATTCCCCAGATGGCCAATACTTAGCCATGGCCTATATAGATGGAGGATTTCCAG TTGTGGAATTTTGGAAAATTGAGACCGAAGTGGAATTCCTAGTGACTGAAGGCAAATATATCTCAGTGGGTTATATAACATGCTTGGAATGGAATCATAATAGTAAAGAAGTTGTATGCGGCACAAGATCGGGTCACATAATGATTATCAATTTATCCGATATGGGTCAAAAGACATTGAAAAGTCAAAACTATAAAATAACAATGCTCAAATTTTCACCATGCATGTGCTACTTGGCCATTGCGGATGCAAATGGACATATCTTTGTCTTTGATTATCGCCGACATAAGGTTATTTGGAAAACACTTATGGAAACGTGTAATGTGTGCTTGGATTGGCATCCCTGGACAGGTGTGGAATTGGTTATTG CGGAACGTTGTCCTGCCTCACTTGTGATTGTCCATGTGCCGCGTCGTGAAATTGTCGCCAGTTACAAACGTAAAGATGATGATATTAAGATCCGTGCAATTACATTCAGTAAAATTACTGGCGAGCTATTGGTTAATATTATTCGTAATG ATAAAGGCCAAACTAGGTATGAGATTTTGGTGCTTGCATCATTGAATAGGGTTGTTGATATAGTGGGTTTTTGTGATCGTGGTGCCCTCTATTTGATGTGGAGTCCAGATGGTACCAAATTGGCAACTGGCGGTGTTGATGAATCGTTTTCGgtttggaatttttatccCTCTCACCATAcatcaaattcaaagaaaCAAGAGATTGATCAAAAgacacaaaaactaaaaaaacatCAGAACTTAGAAACCTTTGGGCTCTATAATCATTTTAAGtaa
- the LOC6643703 gene encoding non-structural maintenance of chromosomes element 1 homolog: MEVKLGFLRACKNHSCLSHELIDQILTPLCEHHNVRKPSQLEDLKTFVKEIDESIGEYNQTLTFIKHPIKGKEYLVYAKTDATPDSAVGLSTMAAVEYQYFSILLDKIAQEDDCSIPWTGAYKDLGFEASAKPPKKNRLQVLLHKWCEMGYFLAEDDKIYLGPRSLVEFEFYLLTNHPGTIKKCVLCNNVVLWDIRCASCQEQIHRDCIHKYLQRRSHCPACNSLWTTPTRRSNS; encoded by the coding sequence ATGGAGGTAAAACTTGGATTTCTGCGTGCCTGCAAGAATCATAGTTGTCTTAGCCATGAGCTGATTGATCAAATACTCACACCATTATGTGAACACCATAATGTTCGCAAGCCATCCCAATTGGAGGATCTGAAAACGTTTGTTAAGGAGATTGATGAATCCATTGGCGAATATAATCAAACGCTGACATTCATCAAGCATCCCATCAAGGGCAAGGAATATTTGGTTTATGCCAAAACCGATGCGACACCAGATTCTGCAGTTGGCTTAAGCACTATGGCTGCTGTCGAGTATCAATACTTTTCCATTCTATTGGACAAAATAGCTCAAGAGGATGACTGTTCTATACCCTGGACTGGAGCGTATAAAGATTTGGGTTTTGAGGCATCGGCCAAGCCACCAAAAAAGAATCGCTTACAGGTTTTGCTACACAAATGGTGTGAAATGGGCTATTTTTTAGCTGAAGATGACAAAATCTATCTGGGTCCACGCAGTCTCGTTGAATTCGAATTCTATCTGCTAACCAATCATCCAGGGACAATCAAGAAATGTGTACTCTGTAACAACGTGGTACTATGGGATATTAGATGTGCCTCCTGTCAGGAACAAATTCATCGTGATTGcattcataaatatttgcaaaggCGTTCCCATTGTCCGGCCTGCAATAGTCTATGGACGACACCAACGCGTCGATCTAACTCATAA